In the Gossypium raimondii isolate GPD5lz chromosome 9, ASM2569854v1, whole genome shotgun sequence genome, one interval contains:
- the LOC105799415 gene encoding uncharacterized protein LOC105799415 encodes MPMDRTLQSESMRSPTVLSIECLKGSSKADEWTGDMLQTGDIVEEIRIGSGSGLAHKAPFKGGRSGVQRVLHSSYKNKETSILVRVRRGNDEFAQLQACIVPNESGGKKQYMLRSIADPNYAVGFLDRTESECFELQASRSSRMVSELSRTRLQDGYVSYAWERRMQEVLAVPNSSSFLSILLLPKASDRVASRYNDLEDTLARANAWLSASQVSGVPIVFMNIQTESLLTKISGETASATVNAGSLSDLSNLANASLYGFEDYHGVDIGVVRAVRLWYSPLVEEVAIEIKLKEDDTKLGFAISRTEEGFIYISSVIDDDENVPSTRSGLSTLYKESVSASRLLVVSRLSNQKVLPWMVSSTGAIRCFDTVSLSQKLSLHRHASIPILMHVFSWDQSLVSRGSSSARNWDPSPLVLPLPQEVRLAHQPNDNQVLPLPPGEPNESITTSEQPDRRLQRDTAGEVSFRFHNFSLPNNWV; translated from the exons ATGCCCATGGACCGAACCCTACAATCGGAGAGCATGAGATCGCCGACTGTACTCTCAATCGAATGTCTAAAAGGGAGCTCAAAAGCTGACGAATGGACCGGAGACATGCTCCAGACTGGCGATATTGTTGAAGAGATTCGTATTGGATCCGGTTCAGGACTTGCCCATAAGGCACCTTTTAAAGGCGGCAGGAGCGGGGTCCAGAGGGTTCTTCATAGCTCCTATAAGAACAAAGAGACCTCGATTCTCGTCCGAGTCAGGCGAGGCAACGACGAGTTCGCTCAGCTGCAAGCCTGTATCGTGCCGAACGAGTCTGGCGGGAAAAAGCAATATATGTTAAGGTCTATAGCGGATCCCAATTACGCTGTTGGATTCTTGGATCGCACCGAGTCCGAGTGCTTCGAGTTGCAAG CTTCAAGGAGCTCCAGGATGGTCAGTGAACTATCGAGGACAAGGCTTCAGGATGGATATGTCTCATATGCCTGGGAGAGGAGGATGCAGGAGGTGCTAGCAGTTCCCAACTCAAGCAGCTTTCTTTCTATTCTCCTCCTTCCAAAGGCTTCAGACCGAGTGGCCTCTCGATACAACGACTTGGAGGATACCCTTGCTCGAGCAAATGCTTGGCTTTCTGCATCTCAGGTCTCTGGGGTCCCCATTGTTTTCATGAATATCCAGACTGAATCCTTGCTCACTAAG ATCTCAGGTGAAACAGCCTCAGCTACTGTAAATGCTGGCTCATTATCTGATTTATCCAACCTAGCCAATGCAAGCCTATATGGTTTTGAGGACTACCATGGAGTCGACATTGGAGTTGTTCGAGCAGTTCGGCTATGGTACTCCCCCCTTGTGGAAGAAGTTGCAATTGAGATCAAACTAAAAGAGGATGACACAAAGCTCGGTTTCGCCATTAGCCGCACAGAAGAG GGATTCATCTATATATCATCTGTAATCGATGATGATGAAAACGTGCCTTCGACAAGATCAGGACTCAGCACACTCTACAAAGAATCAGTGAGTGCATCTAGGCTGCTGGTTGTCTCAAGATTATCAAATCAGAAGGTGCTTCCATGGATGGTTTCTTCAACCGGAGCTATTCGATGCTTTGATACTGTCTCCCTAAGTCAGAAGCTCTCACTACACCGACATGCCAGCATTCCGATTCTAATGCACGTCTTCTCGTGGGATCAGTCGTTGGTTTCTCGTGGTTCTAGCAGTGCCAGGAATTGGGATCCCTCTCCATTAGTGTTACCATTGCCCCAGGAAGTTAGATTAGCCCACCAACCTAATGATAATCAAGTACTGCCTCTGCCACCTGGTGAACCAAATGAAAGCATAACCACAAGTGAGCAGCCGGACCGCCGATTACAGCGAGATACTGCTGGTGAGGTCTCCTTCAGATTTCATAACTTTTCACTTCCTAACAACTGggtatga